AAATGTACAGGCTATCGATACACTCGATAGCCAAGTAGAGCAGATTCAGTCTATGGTAGGTGTGATAGCTAATTTGGCCGAAAATACAAACTTGTTAGCGCTAAATGCGGCCATTGAGGCCGCACGTGCGGGTGAACAAGGGCGAGGTTTTGCGGTGGTTGCCGATGAGGTCAGAACCCTTGCAAGTAATACATCAAAACAGACCAACAACATAAGGAAGACAATGCAAGCACTTATCATTGCCTCTGATGAAGCGAAGCAGTCTATCGGACTCAGCCAAACCGAGATGTCATTGTCTTTGGAATCCAGCAATAATGTTAGTCATACCTTTGAGAATATCTCAAATACCGTTGCCCACATTAGCGACAGAATATCCAAGGTCTCTGTCTCTACTACGAAGCAAACACAGGCGGTAACAGAGGTCAGTAATAGTATCTTTTGCGTCAACCAACATGGTGGCAAAATTGGGCTACAGCTCCATGCTTTTGTAGAATCGACAGAAGAAGTCGCCAACATTGCGACACAGCAAAGGGAATTAATATCGACGTATCGTTTGTGACCAGTTAGGGTTCTGAATTCGTTAGGATCTTTAGTTAAGAGAAAGCGGTGATTGTTTACGTTGGTCGCTCCTGCTTAAGTTAATACAACAAAAGCGGCCAAACTATGAATGACCGCATTTTAGCCACTCATCTCACTATAAAGAGGGTTGTACGTTGTTATTTGTCATCGCCACCGATAAACGCTTGTTCTATTCTTTCTAATTCTTGTTGCTCTTTAAGTTCTATTTCTTCCTGACGAACTCTCTTTCTTTCTTTTAGATCATTTTTTTCTGATTTGGTCAGAAACTTCACTGCTTTCTTGTTGGTAAGAGCATACAAGACAACATCTTCACCTTTATCCCTGCGCTCGCTCACTCGTTGTGAAAAACGTTCGTCGTCTCGTGCTTTCCGCTGTTCAGCGTTTAACTTGCTCATTTCTGATATTCTCGTTAGTTGTGTTTATTACGTTCAGCCAAACAATGAGAGGTAATACGCGCTCAAATCGCTGACAGGGAATCTTAGCACAATAACCTTAACTGTCGCATTGGATCTCATGCAACTCTTTAGTTCTATACTTAAAAGGATGTCGTGATTACCCTGTCGAAACGTGTACAGAATAAACAAACTTGGCTGAATATTGTTTAATACGTTTCAATATTGAGCTGTTTTTACTATTGCATTATGGTGCCATAATATAGGATTTGATCCGGATACAAAAGTAGCTCGACATTTGACCAATTAAGTCTGTATAATCCGCGCCTGTTTTACCTACACAACACTCAACCTATACTGTTGTAACAATTTTTCGCTTAGGTTTTGATACATAACATATCCAGGATATTCCATTGATTTCTACCGCAAATATCACCATGCAATTCGGCCCTGCGCCATTGTTTGAAAACATCTCTGCTAAATTTGGCAACGGCAACCGTTACGGGTTAATCGGAGCAAACGGATGTGGTAAGTCAACCTTTATGAAGATCCTGAGTGGGGAACTAGCGCCAACATCTGGCAATGTGTCCATTACCCCTGGTCAAAAAGTCGGAACCCTAAGCCAGGACCAATACGCTTTTGAAAAATACAGCGTTGTCGACGCCGTAATTCAGGGTGATGCAAAACTATGGAAAATCAAACAAGAACGTGAACGTATCTATTCTCTGCCTGAAATGAGCGAAGAAGACGGAATGAAGGTTGCCGATCTTGAAAGCGAATTTGCAGAGATGGATGGTTACAGTGCTGAAAGTCGCGCTGGTGAAATATTGCTTGAAGCTGGAATAGAAGAAGAATATCACTTTGGATTAATGAGCCAACTAGCGCCAGGTTGGAAACTCCGCGTTTTACTCGCACAATCTCTTTTTTCTAATCCAGACATATTATTGCTTGATGAGCCTACCAACAACTTGGATATCCATACCATTAATTGGTTAGCTGGTGAGCTAAACAAACGTAAGTGCACCATGATCATCATTTCCCATGACAGACACTTTTTGAACACTGTCTGTACTCATATGGCGGATATTGATTATGGCGAACTCCGAATATATCCAGGTAATTACGAGTATTTCCTTGATGCATCAGGTCTAATTCAAGAGCAATTGCTCGCGGGTAACGCGAAGAAAACGGCTGAAATAGCTGAACTCCAAGACTTTGTTAACCGATTTGGAGCCAACGCGTCTAAAGCTAAACAAGCGAGTTCACGCGCTAAAAAGCTCGATAAAATTTCTTTAGATGAAGTGAAATCGTCAAGTCGAATGACGCCTTCATTGCGCTTTGACGAAAGTAAAAAAATGCACCGACAAGCATTAATACTTGAAGACCTTAGCCATGGGTTTGACGATGAAATACTCTTTCATGGTGGCAATCTGATCCTTGAAGCCGGAGCAAAGCTTGCTGTTATCGGTGAGAATGGTGTGGGTAAAACTACCCTACTTCGTTGCTTAGTCAACGAGCTTTCGCATAATGAAGGCGTAGTTAAGTGGTCCGAAAATGCGGCAATCGGCTATTGCCCGCAAGACAGCAGCAACGAGTTTGACAATGGGTTTACGTTGTTTGAATGGATGTCTCAATGGAGAACGTCAAAACACAACGACTTGATGATACGAGGCATGTTAGGACGCCTTTTATTCACTGAAGATGATATCAACAAGAAAGCGTGTAACTGCTCCGGTGGTGAAAAAAACCGATTATTGTTTGGTAAATTAATGATGATGGATATCAACGTTCTTATCATGGACGAACCAACCAACCACATGGATATGGAAGCTATTGAAGCCCTTAACAATGCCCTTAAGTTGTTTGAAGGCACATTGATATTTGTTAGTCATGATAGAGAATTTGTCTCATCACTTGCGACACACATCGTTGATATTAAAGACAAGCAACTCATTAACTTCCACGGAACGTTTAATGAATATATGTCCAACTAAAAAAGAGCAACACCTAGCGTAAGCTACGAGTTCCTGTTGTTGTTTACTTCGTGACAATCAATATTAAGAGCAGCCGATTTGGCTGCTCTTTTGCTTCATTTTTTACACAAATAATACCTTGATTTATGGATCAGGATGATCTTTCATTCTTATTTAATCACTCTCATTGACAGTATACTAGCGCAGCGCTTAAGGTTGTTAACCATATAGAGATATCTTGTTAGTACGGGTTAAAACCTCATCTATCTATTTGCATAAAATACGTTGTATAAAACACGCGAAGCATTTGTTCTGCTCAACTAATCACAGAATTACATCTTGAGCCAAGTTTCATCGTGTCCTGTTATGCCGAAAATACATTACTTTATTTTGATTGGAAATTATGAAAAAACTGACCATACTCGATGGTGGAATGGGTCGCGAACTTCAAGATATTGGCGCCCCCTTTTCGCAACCACTTTGGAGTGCTCAAGCGCTGATAGAGTCACCTGAATATGTAACAAAAGCTCATCAGAATTTTATTGACTCAGGTGCTGAGATAATTATCGCTAACAGCTATGCATGTGTGCCATTTCATCTTGGTGAAGAACGTTTTCAAACCGACGGAGCACGACTCGCTCGCCAAGCCGCAATGATCGCCGAAACCGTGGCTATGAATAATAACTCAGTGTGTGTAGCAGGGGCCATTCCTCCGCCACTCGGTAGCTATCGGCCTGACCTATTCCATGCCAGAGACGCAGAGAAAATCATCACAACCCTTATAGAGGCTCAAGAACCCCATATTGACCTATGGATAGCAGAAACCATCTCTAGTTTGGAGGAGTTTGACGTAATTAACTCTGCACTTAGAAACTCGACCAAAGATCGCTACTACGCTTTTAGTTTAAACGATAACCAAGTAAATGAATCCAGATTACGATCAGGGCAATCTGTAAAAATGGCCACGAGGTTGGTCTGCCTTTCTGGTGCTAAAGGCATATTTTTCAATTGCTCGGTTCCTGAAGTGATGGAACAAGCGATAAAAGATGCAAAAGAAGTTATAGAGAAGCTCCAAACGAATATTGAAATTGGTGTCTATGCCAACAACTTCCTGCCAATCAATTCCGATCACGAGGCCAATGATACGCTGCATTCTATACGAGACCTTTCACCTGATGATTATTTGGTATACGCAAGGCGCTGGTATGAGCTCGGAGCGACGATCATTGGTGGTTGTTGCGGCATTGGTCCGTCTCATATTCGAACGCTGGCACAATGGAAGAAAACCTTAATATAGTTAGAATTAAACAGCCTAATTTGAAATTAACTACATGAAGTACGATTTAGTTTTAAAAAATGCTTGACAATAATTTCAAATCCTATAACATTCGCCGCAGCAAGAAAGAAAGCCTAGTTGTTTACATTCTCCATTTCGTTGTTAGATCCATAATACCTCGCTCTGTAGTTTTTAAGTTTTTAGTTTATTTCACGCTATTCACGCCCAATAGGGCAATATTAAATTTGAGATTACAGGATATTATTATGTCTAAAGTTAAAGGTACAGTTAAGTGGTTCAACGAAGCTAAAGGTTTCGGTTTCATCGAGCAAGAGTCTGGCCCAGATGTATTCGCTCACTTCAGCGCTATCGCTAGTGACGGCTTCAAAACTCTAGCTGAAGGCCAAAAAGTAGAATTTACTATCAGCCAAGGTCAAAAAGGCCCGAACGCTGAAAATATCACAGCTATCTAATA
This portion of the Vibrio sp. VB16 genome encodes:
- a CDS encoding DNA polymerase III subunit epsilon, whose protein sequence is MSKLNAEQRKARDDERFSQRVSERRDKGEDVVLYALTNKKAVKFLTKSEKNDLKERKRVRQEEIELKEQQELERIEQAFIGGDDK
- a CDS encoding ABC-F family ATPase, translating into MISTANITMQFGPAPLFENISAKFGNGNRYGLIGANGCGKSTFMKILSGELAPTSGNVSITPGQKVGTLSQDQYAFEKYSVVDAVIQGDAKLWKIKQERERIYSLPEMSEEDGMKVADLESEFAEMDGYSAESRAGEILLEAGIEEEYHFGLMSQLAPGWKLRVLLAQSLFSNPDILLLDEPTNNLDIHTINWLAGELNKRKCTMIIISHDRHFLNTVCTHMADIDYGELRIYPGNYEYFLDASGLIQEQLLAGNAKKTAEIAELQDFVNRFGANASKAKQASSRAKKLDKISLDEVKSSSRMTPSLRFDESKKMHRQALILEDLSHGFDDEILFHGGNLILEAGAKLAVIGENGVGKTTLLRCLVNELSHNEGVVKWSENAAIGYCPQDSSNEFDNGFTLFEWMSQWRTSKHNDLMIRGMLGRLLFTEDDINKKACNCSGGEKNRLLFGKLMMMDINVLIMDEPTNHMDMEAIEALNNALKLFEGTLIFVSHDREFVSSLATHIVDIKDKQLINFHGTFNEYMSN
- a CDS encoding homocysteine S-methyltransferase family protein — encoded protein: MKKLTILDGGMGRELQDIGAPFSQPLWSAQALIESPEYVTKAHQNFIDSGAEIIIANSYACVPFHLGEERFQTDGARLARQAAMIAETVAMNNNSVCVAGAIPPPLGSYRPDLFHARDAEKIITTLIEAQEPHIDLWIAETISSLEEFDVINSALRNSTKDRYYAFSLNDNQVNESRLRSGQSVKMATRLVCLSGAKGIFFNCSVPEVMEQAIKDAKEVIEKLQTNIEIGVYANNFLPINSDHEANDTLHSIRDLSPDDYLVYARRWYELGATIIGGCCGIGPSHIRTLAQWKKTLI
- a CDS encoding cold-shock protein, yielding MSKVKGTVKWFNEAKGFGFIEQESGPDVFAHFSAIASDGFKTLAEGQKVEFTISQGQKGPNAENITAI